From a single Lewinella sp. LCG006 genomic region:
- a CDS encoding SGNH/GDSL hydrolase family protein codes for MLKAFHSAVLATAFLFLSFNAIAQAPEKVLFVGNSYTYFWNLPQQVAAMAQSRDLSIHTSQSTSGGTSLAQHWRGEKKLQSLPMIREGAYDAVVLQDFSMQALNAPDTLLHYGQQFANEIKAKGARVFLYMTWARAFDPYMQATITAKYEELARLCGATIVPVGPAWERARSLRPDLPLYDPDQSHPSPLGTYLTACVFYGVFTGKTPVGLPHRLTSTDHAGEKLYLNIQSTEDALFCQKVAADILGLPFVSPVK; via the coding sequence ATGTTAAAAGCCTTTCACTCGGCAGTCCTTGCGACGGCATTTCTCTTTTTAAGCTTCAACGCCATTGCGCAAGCACCAGAGAAGGTCCTGTTTGTCGGGAACAGCTATACTTATTTCTGGAATTTGCCCCAGCAGGTAGCAGCTATGGCTCAAAGTCGGGATCTCAGCATCCATACCTCGCAATCTACCAGTGGCGGCACTTCCCTGGCTCAACATTGGCGGGGTGAGAAAAAACTGCAGTCCTTGCCCATGATCAGAGAAGGAGCATACGATGCGGTCGTGTTGCAAGATTTCAGCATGCAGGCCCTCAATGCCCCCGACACCTTGTTGCATTACGGCCAACAGTTTGCCAACGAGATCAAAGCAAAAGGAGCACGCGTGTTCCTCTACATGACCTGGGCCAGAGCATTTGACCCCTATATGCAAGCTACCATCACCGCAAAATACGAAGAGCTTGCACGCTTGTGTGGCGCAACGATTGTACCCGTGGGCCCCGCTTGGGAACGTGCTCGTAGTTTAAGGCCTGACCTTCCACTGTACGACCCCGATCAAAGCCATCCTTCCCCTTTGGGTACCTATCTGACTGCCTGCGTCTTCTATGGCGTTTTCACCGGAAAAACACCCGTGGGACTGCCCCATCGACTGACCAGTACCGACCACGCTGGAGAAAAACTCTACCTCAATATACAATCTACTGAGGATGCGCTTTTTTGTCAGAAAGTTGCTGCAGATATATTAGGTCTACCATTCGTTTCACCAGTAAAATAA